ATTCCTTGAAGAAGCCGTGCTGCGAGTTGAGCACCGATCGCCACTGGCCGTCGCGGATCGGATGGGCGGCCTTCTTCTCTTCGGCCTCCTTTTCGTCGATGGCGTACGGCATGAACACGGCCTCGCCATTGCCGCCGCCGGTGTAGTTGGAGTGCGCGGCCAGGAGCACCCCGTTCGCGTCGAGCGCGCCGGCATGCCGCGACATCGCCGCGCCGCGATAGTAATCGTGCTGGATGTCGTTCTCGCGCGTCCAGATGGTCTTGACCGGCACCGGCGACATCGCCCTGGCCACGCGCACGCCGAGATCCACGTAGTCGAACGTGAACGGCAGGCGCCGGCCGAAGCCGCCACCGAGCAGGAAATTCGTGAGCTTCACATTCCCGGTATCGAGGCCGAGCGCCTTGGCCGCGACGCTGCGCGCGTTCAGCGGATCCTGCACGCCGGCCCACACCTCCGCGCGATCGTTCTCAACCCTGGCCGTGCACACCATGGGCTCCATCGTCGCGTGCGCGAGAAACGGTGCGCGGTAATCGGCGGTGACGGTTGTCGCGGCGTTCTTCGGCAGCGCCGGCGCCGGGCCGAGCGCCTGGTCGAAGGCCGCGAAAATCGACGCCGTCGAGACCGCGCCGTGTCCGGCATCGCTGAACTCCGGCGTGAGAGCGGCCAGCGCGCGGCGGGCGCGCCAGAAGCTGTCGGCAACCACCGCCACCGCCTCGTCTAACCGCACGACTTTCTTGACGCCGGGCATCGCCTCGGCGGGCGCGGTGTCAACCGACACCAGCTTGCCGCCCTGCACCGGCGCGATTGCGAGCGCGGCGTAGAGCATGCCCGGCAGGGTGAAGTCGATGGCATAGACGGCGCTGCCGTCCACCTTGGAGGGGATGTCGAGCCGCTTCGCCGAGGTACGGCGAATGGTAAAGGTGTCGGGGTTCTTGAGCGCCGGGCTGGTCGGCACCGATTCGGCCGCTGCCGCGCGCGCGAGTTCACCGTAGGTGGCGCTCTTACCCGAGGCCGCGTGGGCGACGCGCGACGCCTTGGCCGCGCACTCGGCGGCCGGCACGTTCCACTGCTTCGCGGCGGCCGCCACGAGCATCTCCTTCGCGGCGGCGCCGGCCACCCGCATGCCCCACTCGCCGGTGCCCCGCACCGCGGTCGAACCGCCCGTCACCATGAGGCCGAACCACTCCATGGCCTTGAAGGCGCCGTAATCGACGCCGCGCCCCAGCATGGCCGGCACGTAGCCGCCACCCATGGCGCGGATGATGTAGCCGTTGGCGTACTCGTCGAGCGCCGGTGCTTCTTCGGCGCGGACCAGCGACCAGTCGGCTTCCAGTTCCTCGGCCGCCATCATGGCCAGCGCCGTCGGCGTGCCCTGGCCCATCTCGCAGTGCGGGATCAGGATCTCGATCAGGTTGTCGGGCGTGATCGTGATCCAGGTCGTGAGCTGACCCTTGGCCGCGGCATCGTCCGACACGAGTGAGTGCCGGCTGGGTGCGAAGGTGAAGCCGGCGACGCCGATGAGGAAACCGCCGCCGGCCACCGTGCCGGCGCCGATGAACGCGCGCCTGGTCCACTTGTTCATGACACGCTCCCTTCGGTGGTGGTGCTGGCGACGGAGGCGATGGCATGAATGGCGGTCCGCACGCGCGTGAACGTGCCGCAACGGCAGACGTTGGTCAGGCGGGCGTCGATGTCGGCATCGGTCGGCTTCGGCGTCTCGGCGAGCAGCGCCGCAACGGCCATGATCATGCCCGACTGGCAATAGCCGCACTGCGGCACTTGATGCGCCACCCAGGCGGCCTGCACCTGGTGCAGCGTGCCGTCTTGCGCCAGCCCTTCAATCGTCGTCACACTCTTGCCCTCGGCAGCCGAGGTCGGCAGGACGCACGAGCGCACCGGCCGGCCATCGAGATGCACGGTGCACGCGCCACAGGCGGCGATGCCACAGCCGAACTTGGTGCCGGTGAGCCCGACGGTTTCGCGCAGCGCCCACAACAGGGGCATCTCCGGTTCGACATCGAGGGTGTGGGTCGTGCCGTTGACGGTGAGGGTGATGGCCATGAATCCTCTTTGGCCGCGCGGCGTACGCGGTGCCACGAGGATACGTCAATCGACCGAGTCGAGGACCGACCGCAGCTTGCGCCCCAGGGCGTCGGCGGTGAAGGGCTTGGGGAGAAAGGCAATGCCCGCCAGCAGGACGCCTTGCCGGTCGATGGTGCCTGGCGGGTAGCCCGACATGTAGATCACCTTCAAGGACGGCCGCTCGACGAGCAGTTCTCGGGTCAGCTCGGGGCCGCTGGCGCCGGGCATCACGACATCGGCGAGGATCACGGCGATGTCCGGGTGCTCGTCGAACAACCGCCGCGCCTCGCCCGCGTTGGCGGCGCTCAGCACCGTATAGCCTTGCCGCGCCAGCAGCAGGCCGATCAGGTTGCGCAGTCCGTCGGCGTCCTCGACGACCAGCACGGTCTCGGTGCCACCCAGCTGGTTGACGACCGCCGGCGGAGCCGGCGCGGTCGCCGTCGCCGCGGCGGCGCGCGGGAAGTAGACCTTGAAGGCCGACCCCTTGCCGATCTCGCTGTATACCGTCACGCTGCCGCCGCTTCGGGCAATGGTGCCCTGGACACTGGCCAGGCCCAGCCCCGTGCCGCTGCCGCGAGTCTTGGTGGTGAAGAACGGCTCGAAGATCCGGGCCATCACTTCTGGCGACATGCCGATGCCGGTATCGGTGACGGTGAGGCACACGTGCGGGCCCGGCGCAACGCCCGGGTGCCCCTGCGCATAGTGCTGGTCGAGCTCGACGTCGGCGGTCTCGATCGTCAGCGTGCCGCCATCCGGCATGGCATCGCGGCCGTTGACCGCCAGGTTGATCACGATCTGCTCGAGTTGACTGCGGTCGATCGTCACCAGCGACAAGTCGGGCGCGAGGCCGAGCACGATCGTCACGTTCTCGCGGATCAACCGATCAAGCATCGCCCGCATGTCGGCGAGCACCACGTTGAGGTCGAAGGTCGAGGGCGCGATGATCTCCTTGCGGCTGAACGCCAGCAGTTGTCGCGTGAGTTCCGCCGCCCGCTGGCCGGCCTTCTGAATCTCGGTCACGTCGGCGCCATGGCGGTCGCCTGGCTGGAGGTCATCGAGCAGCAGTCCGCAATAGCCAAGAATGGCCGTCAGCAGGTTGTTGAAGTCGTGAGCGATGCCGCCGGCCAGTTGGCCGATCGCCTCCATCTTCTGGGCCTGTTGAAACTGCTCCTCCTGCGCCCGCCGGCTGGTGATGTCTTCGGACACCACCAGCACCCCGGTGACCTCCCCCTGCTCGTCGCGGTACGGCACCTTGACCGTGCGCACCCAGCGCCGCTCGCCGTTGGCGTGGTAGGGCTCCTCGATGTTGTGCAAGACGCCGCTGTCCATCACCTCGCGGTCGCTGGCGTTGGACGCCTCGGCCATGTCGGCCGGATGAAAGGCGGTCGCGTCCTTGCCGACGACATCCTCGACGCGCCGGCCGAGATCGCGGGCGTAGTTGGTGTTGCAGAACCGCACGACCGACTGTCGATCCCTGACGACGATGCGGTGGGGAAGATGTTCGAGCAGGTTGCGGTTGAGCCGTTCGCTCTGCCGCAGCGCGCTCTCGACCTCGAGGCGTTCCGCGGTCTCGTGCTCGAGCTCGTAGAGGCGGCCAATGTACCCTGCCATGGCCAGCACCTGCTGCTCTTCGGCGGCCGTGAACGCGCGCTCGTCGTTGCCGACCAGGCAGATCCAGCCATAGACGCTGGTCGGCGAGGTGATCGGCGCGATCAGGAAGTGCTGCACCTCGGGATGGCGGGCCGGGAACAGCCGGGACCCTGGCTCGGCGTTGGTCACTCGGCCGCGGGTCGAGCGCCGCTCGGTGATGACGGTCCCGAAAATGCCCGGCGGGCGGTCGCCGGCCGCGATCCACGGCTCGACATCGGGATCGGAGCACACCAGGCTGCGGAGCAGGCAGTCACGGCCGAGGATGCCAATGGTGACGTAGGACGCGCCGAACAGGTCGTGTACCGCCCAGCACGCGCGGCGCAAGCGGTGCGCTGAGTCGCGCATCGACGCGAAATCGAGGCCGATGTTGATCAGCGCGCGCAGGCGCGCGTTCGCCCGGCGCAGGTCGTCGGCCGTCTCCGACAACTGATCGCCCAGGAGCTGCAGCTGTTCGGCGTCGGCGCCGGCAACGCCGGCAGCGGCGGCACCGCCGGCCAGCACCAGATCGACAATCTTCAGCACTTCCTCCTGGAGTGGCGGCTTGGTGAGCACGTAGGGCACACCGCTGGCCCGCGCCATGGCCCGCGCCTCGCGTTCGCCGTAGGGCGCGGTGTAGAACAGCACCGGGAGGGCCGCGGTGGCGGGGTCGAGGCGGAGTCGGCGGACGAATTCGTAGCCGTCGAGCACCGGCATCAGCACGTCGCTGATCACCAGGTCGGGGCGATCGGACTGCACCACGGCCAGGCCAGCGTGGCCATTTTCGGCTTCGAGCAGGCGATGGCCGCGAGCGCTCAGCGGCGCAGCGAGCGCTCGGCGGTTACTGGCGAGGTCGTCGACGATCAGTATGACTGCCAAGCTCGCGGCCAGTATATGGGCCGCTCAGGGGGTGCGAGTGTTCAGAACAGGACAGCGCGCGGCCCGGCGCATAATGGCACATGCAGACACAACGCTTCCTCGTCACCGGCGGCAGCCAGGGCATTGGCGCCGCCATCGTCACTCAGGCGCGGGAGGCCGGCCACCAGGTCGTGTTTACCGGCCGCAATGAGGCGGAGATTGCCGCGGTGGCCAAGGCCACCGGCGCGCATGGCCTCAAGGCCGATGTGGCGGTTGACGCCGACAATGCGCGCACGATCGAGACCGCGCTTGGCGTGATGGGCGGCATCGACGTGCTGATCAACAACGCCGGCACCGGCTACAACGCCGAGATCGGCGCGCTCGACGTCGACAAGATGCGGCAACTGTTCGGCATCAACGTCTTCGGCATGGTGGATCTCACCAATCGCGTGGTGCCACTCATGAAGGCGCAGAAGAGCGGCGACATCGTGAACCTCGCCTCGACCTCGGGCACGAAGGGCGCCGTGGGCGGCACGGCGTACTCGGGCAGCAAGTGGGCCGTGCGCGGGATCAGCCAGTGCTGGCAGGCGGAACTGCGGCCGCACGGCATTCGGGTCGTGTGCATCTGCCCGTCGGAAGTGCAGACCAACTGGATGGGCAAGACCGGCCGCAACAACCCGAACAAGCTCTACGCTGGGGATATTGCCGCCACGATCATGGCAGGCCTGAACATGCCGCGTCGCGTGCTGTGGACGGAACTGGCGGTCTTTGCCAACAACCCCTGGAAGGAAGACTAGAAGGAGATTCAAGTGGGGAACAAACTGGGTTTTGAGGTGGAACTACCGATGGCCTTCGACGACGCGATTCCGCTGGTGAAGGACGCGTTGAAACAGGAAGGATTCGGCGTGTTGACGGAGATCGACCTGCGAGCGGCCTTCAAGGAAAAGCTCGGCAAGGACTTTCGTCCGTACGTCATTCTCGGCGCCTGCAACCCGCCGCTGGCGTACGCCGCGGTCACGGCCGATCCCTCGATCGGGCTGTTGCTGCCGTGCAACGTGACGGTGGAATCAACCGGCGAGGGTCGCAGCATGGTGCGACTGACCGATCCCGAACAGCTGCTCGGTGGCGTTGCTGCGGGCATGGCGCCGCACATGGTGGAAGTGGCGAAGGATGCGCGAGTCCGGATGGTGCGGGCGACGGACGCCCTGAAGCGCATCAGCGCGGCATAACGGCGACGTCGAGTCGCGACTCGCCGATCGCACCTCACCAGTGGGTTCCAATACGCTCATCCAGCACTTCGCTAGTTGGGAGCGGCGATCGTTTGGGCCGCCTCGAGTTCATCGAAACCGATCAGTGCACAGTGTTGCACTGATCGGCGGCGACCCCGTGCGATACTCGCCGCACACAGTGTTTTTTTTGGGCCGCGCGAGAAGTCACGGGAGAGAGGTCGATGAAGGCGAAGCAGGTGCGTCCCACCCGGAGCCATCATGATTGACCGAGCGTCGAGCTTCACCGATCGCCAGGCCCGCATCCTGATCGTGGACGACGAGCGCCCCAACCGGCAGTTGCTGGAGGGCATGCTGGCATCGGCCGGCTACGAGATCCGGATGGCGGCCGGCGGCCGCGAGGCGCTGGCGATGATCGATGACGAGCGTCCCGATCTCATCCTGCTCGACGTGATGATGCCCGACATGGACGGCGTCGACGTCGCGGCCGAACTCAAGAACGGGCTGACCACGCGGAATATTCCGATCGTCCTGGTGACGGGGCTCGACGACCGCGACGTGAGACTCCGCGGCCTGACGGCGGGGGCCGAAGACTTCCTGACCAAGCCGGTCGATCGCGCCGAGCTGTCGATGCGCGTGCGCAACCTGCTGCGCCTCAAGGCCTATGGCGACCACTTCGACCAGAATGCCCAGGTGCTGGAGGCCGAGGTCCTCGCCCGCACCTTTGAACTGCGCCAGGAGCGCGACCGCGCGGCGCGGTACCTGAGCACCGCCGACGTGTTCCTGCTCGCGCTCGACATCGACGGCCGCGTGACGCTGGCGAACCGGTATGCCTGCGAGGTGCTCGGCTGGGACGAGCAGGAGCTGATCGGCCGGGAGTGGGCCGAGAGCTGCCTGCCCGAACGCGCCCGGGCGGGGTTTCGTGGACGCTTCCTGCGCATGCTGACCGGCGAGTTCGCGCTCGCCGAGAACCCGGTGCTCGCGCGGTCGGGCGTCGAGCGGCTGATCGAATGGCGTAACACCGTGCTGCGCGACCCGAACGGCCACGTCACCGGGACCTTCAGCTCCGGCAGCGACATCACCGACCGCACCGCCGCGGTCGAAGCGCTGCAGATGGCAAACGAGCGCACCAGCTATGCCCTCGAGATTGCCAACGTGGGCATCTGGGATGTGGACTATCCGACCGGGGCCACGCGGTGGTCGCCGATCCTCGAGTCGCAGTACGGCCTGGCCCCGGGGGAGTTCGGTGGCACTCTCGAGTCGTTCATCGCGCGGATTCATCCCGAGGATCAAGCCGCCGCACGGACCGCACTCGCGGAGGGGGCGAAGTCGGGGGCCGACTTCTCGATCCACAACCGGGCGCTGTTGCCCGACGGCTCGCTGCGCTGGCTCCACAACACCGGTCGCTTTCAGTTGGGAAGCGATGGCGCGCCTCGGCGCGGCGTCGGCATCTCGCAGGATGTCACCGAACGGCGGCTGCTCGAAGCGCAACACCTGCAGGCCAACAAGATGGAGGCGGTCGGCCAATTGGCCGCCGGCGTGGCGCATGACTTCAACAACCTGCTGACGGTCATCAGCGGCTTCACCGAGCTGGTGGGCGAGACCTTCGACGCGGGCAGTCAGAATGCCACCGACCTGCAAGAAGTCCTCAAGGCGTCCAAGCGGGCCACCGAGTTGACGCGACAGTTGCTGGCGTTCAGCCGGCAACAGGTGCTCGACCCGATGCCCCTCGACGTCAACGCGCTGATTACCGACATGACCCGCATGCTCAACCGCTTGATTGGGGCCGACATCGCCGTGTCGCTGGTCCTGGCGCCAGGGCTGGCGGCGGCCCTGGCCGATCGTAGCCAGATCGAGCAGGTGGTCATGAACCTGGCGGTCAACGCCCGCGACGCCATGCCGAGCGGCGGCACGCTGACGATCGAAACCGCGGACGCCGACATCGAGAATTCGTCGTTCCACTCCGAAACCGTGATTGCCGGATCGTACGTCATGGTGTCGGTCACCGACACTGGCGCCGGCATGACCAAGGAAACCGAACGGCGCCTGTTCGAGCCCTTTTTCACGACCAAGCCCACCGGTAAGGGCACCGGCCTCGGCCTGTCCACCACCTACGGCATTGTCAAGCAAAGCAAGGGGTACATCTGGGTCTACAGCGAGCTCGGCCACGGCACGACCTTCAGGGTCTACCTGCCGCGCGCGGTTGGCGCGGCGGTCGCGGTCGCGCCTACCGCCGTGGCGACTGCGCCGGCGGCCCGTCCGTCAGAGACCGTGCTGCTCGTCGAAGACGAGCCGGGTGTGCGCGACCTGGCCAGGCGTATTCTCGACCGGGCAGGTTATCGAGTGATCGAAGCGGACAATGGCAATGACGCCGAACGGATGTACCATAGCCACGCTGGCGCGATCGCCATCGTGGTGACCGATGTGGTGATGCCCGGGTGTGGCGGGCCCGAGCTGGTGCAGCGGTTGCTGCTGGCGAACCCGGCACTCCGTTACCTCTACATGTCAGGCTACTCCGAGCACACCCTGATCAGGCTGGCTGACCTCGATCGCAGCCGGCCAGTCGTGCATAAACCGTTCACCGCCGCGAAGCTCCTGAGCCAGTTGCGCGAGACCCTGGATCGCTAGGCGCCGCCCGACCTGAAACCGAAGACGAGGACCAAGTGCATTCCATCCTGATCGTGGACGACGAAGTTGGCATCCGGCAGATCCTTTCGCGCTTTCTGACGCTGCCGGTCTACAGCCTGCGGGAGGCACCCGATGCCGAGACCGCGCTCGCCGTCATGACCGAGAGCCCAGCCGATGTGGTGTTGTGCGACATCGAGATGCCCGGCCAGGGCGGCTTGTGGCTGGCGGCGCAACTGCGCCAGCGGTTTCCGCACTCCGCCATCGTCCTGGCCACGGCGGTCGACACCATTCCTCCCACCACCAGCTTTCAGCCCGGCATCGTCGAGTACCTGGTCAAGCCATTCGAGAAAAGCCTGGTGCTGAGGGCCGTGACGAACGCGATCGCGTGGCGGGAGGCCGAGCTTGCCAAGCCCCCGGCGCGAACCGACGGCGCGGCCCGCCTTGACGCGTGGATGGACGCTGACCTCAAGGATCTTTAGCGCCGGCGTCGGTCTAACTCCAAAGTGTTGAGATCGGTGCCGCCACAATGCGGTCGGAGAGCGCGAACGCGCGGGGACCGGTATGCAGGACGATGCCGGCCACGAACTGCTCATCGAAGCGATCGCGCAGCGTCACCAGATGGCGGGCCGCCGCCGCGGTGGGCGCCGCGTCGGCCTTCACTTCAATCGCAATGAGCCGGCCGCCGCCGAGTTCCACCAGGAGGTCGACCTCGAGCCGGCCTTCCTGCTGCCGCACATGGAACAGCCGCGGCCGCGTCTCGCTAACCGGCACCTCGGCGCGGATCTGTGCGACCACGAACGTCTCGAGCAGCCGGCCGAACAGATCGCCCTGCCGGAGGGCGCCGCTGGTGTCGAGCCTCAGCGCGGCGCCGGCGATGGCCGGGTCGACCACGTGGCGCTTGGGACCCTGGACCAGTCGCTTGAGGCGGTGCGAGGTCCAGGCGGGCAGGTTTTCGGTCACGAACAGGTTGCTCAAGAGCCGGTCGTACGCGGCCGCGGTTTTTCGGTTGATCCCGGCGGCATCAAACAGCGTCCGTTCATCCGCCACACCGGCCGTGTTGAGCGCGTACGCTTCCACGTACCGGCGCAGTCGCACCGGATCGCGGCCGGCGTCCACGAGTTCAACGTCGCGAGTGAGCAGGTGCTCGAGGTAGCTGTCCAGCCAGCGCTGTCGAGCGGCGCCGGTGAGGCGCAGTGCCGGCTCCGGGAATCCACTCTGAAAAATCAGGTCCACGTAGCCGCGAAGATCGGGCGTGTGCCGGGCTGGCTCGAGCGGCGCCCCCGCGGCGACGCGGTCGACGAACGACGGCCCTCGGATGGCGCCCACCTGCTCGCGAATGGTCATGCCGAACATCGGCAGCCGCGTCACGCGACCAGTGCCAGGCCACCACTCGCCGTCCAGTTCAGCGCGAACCGAACCCGTGATGATGAAACGGCCTGGCTCAGGCCTGGTGTCTACGGCGCGCTTGACGGCGCCGAGCACGCCGGGCACCAATTGCCACTCGTCGATCAGCACGGGCTCCCGAAGTCCGCGCAGGGCAGCGTCCGGATCGGCCTTGAATGACTGCGCCTCGGCGGCGATGTCCAGCCGGACGATTGAGGCAGCGTGCCGGGCCGCCGTCGTCGTTTTTCCCGATGCTCTCGGGCCGACCAGCAGCAGTGCAGGCAACTGCCTGAACAGCAACTCGATCGCACCATCGAGCGCGCGCGGGGCATAAATCGCCACGCCCTAAAATACCACTATTACACACAAAGTGATGCCACTGTAACACATAGATCGATGCCAACATTACACGGAAGGCTAGCCGCTGAGGAACTGCCGCATCCGGGCCAGTTCCAACTCCAACTCGCGCTTGAACGCGGCTTCCCTTGGCGGCCGGCCCGCGACATAGCCGAGCGCAGCGAGCAATTGTCCGTCCTTCAGCGAGACGTTGGCCCAGCCGACGCAGCGGTCGCGCCAGAGCAGCGGCAGCGCGTAGTAGCCGAGCTTTCGCTTGGGCTCCGGTGTGTAGGCTTCGAATCGGTATGCCCAGTCCCACAACAGCTCGAAGCGCCGGCGATCCCACACCACGGGATCGAATGGCGCGAGCAGCCGTACGGCCTCTGGCGCCTGATCGTCCGGAATCGCTTCGCCCGCCGGCCAGTACCACGTCTGCCCATTGACCACGGCGTGTGACAGGCGCTGACGGGCGCGAACCTGGGCGGCCCGCACTTCGGCTCGCCAATGCGGCACCGCATATCTGAGCCGCGCGATCACGTACGACAGACTGGCCGCCGGCAGTGGCGCGTACTTGTGAACGACGATGTCGACCAGGGCGTCGAGGCGGGCGCGGCGGGCGAGTGCACCGCTGACGCCCTCGCCGGTCTGCTGCGCCGCATACAGGCGGATGCCGGTGTCGCGGCCGGCCACGCGCAGCAGCCCTTTGTAGTGCATGGCCTCGAGCATGTGCGTGGTGGCGCTGGAGGAGCCGCCCCAGTAATTGGTGACGCGGCCATGCGCGAAGTGCGCATCGACATCGCGTGGGTGAACCGTGCCGCGTTCGCGCACGAACGCCAGCAGCGCCGCCGCCCGCTTGTTGGACGCGTTGGGCGACAGGCCGGCGCGCGGGTGCATCAGCGCGTGCAGCCGCCGCGTGACGAAGCCGTAGTTGATGAAGACGTCTTCTTCGATCGGCAGGCGCGGGTACTGCCGCTCGAGATCGCCGGCGCGGTACCCCTCGACCCGTGGCCGCAGCGTCAAGTCCTGCGCGCGAGCCGGCGCGCGAATCGGGTCGGCCTGCACGAACCCCAGCGTGTCGATCGCGCGCGCCAGGGTGGTCGGCGGAAACAGGCTGCGCGTGACGGCGAACCGCCGCATGTCTTCGATTGTCGTCATCCGGGTCTTATGATCGACGGGATGCTACACTGGAGTCACCCCCCTGAAAGGACGAAGTTTGTCTGCGCTCACGAAGGTCGTGCTCCACGTGTGGAGCGACGGCACCTGCAGTTTGTTAACGGTTCCGCTTGATTGGCGCGCGGGCCACACCTTGCCCGAAAACGTGCCCGACGAGCGCTACGACACGCCGGAGCATGCGATGAGCGCGCTGGCCGATGCCGGCCGCTCGCAGAATCCCACCATGAGCTGGTATCGCGATCCCTCGAAGCGGCTCCCGGCCGATTCGGACGGCTCCCAACCGTCGGCGTGATGTAGCGTCCGGCTTTAGCCGGACCATCCCTAAAGCTTCTCGATCTTGCTGTAGAAGCCGCTGGTCTTCAGCGTGATCGTGACCGGTTCCCAGGTCAGGTTCTGCCAGAACCAGCCGTGGCGGCCATCGAACGGTGCGTGAAACGTACCGTGATCGCTCGCGGCTTCTTCGCCCTTCGCGTAGCTGGCCTCGCCGCCGGTGCCATCTCCGTACTCACCGTGCATGTCGAACTCGACGGTGCCGCCCGCGACCGTCCAACTGAACACGTAGCTGCTTCCCTTGACCATGGTCGCCTTGATCTCGACGCCCTCGCCGGGCTTTAGCGTCAGCGTCATCTCGTCGCTGCGAAAGGGCGCCTCGGGCCGGGTGACGGTGGCGGCGGCTTCGGGCGTCACCGGAATCGTCATGTCAATCGCCGACGCCGGCGGACGCAGCAGGCCGATCGCGTTGCCGATGCCCGTTGGGTCCATGCCGTACTCGGCCGGCAGGACGGCGGTAACCAGGACGGTCGCGGCGACCAGCAGGGCAATGCCAATCGCGCGCGCGAGCTGTGGCACGGTCGGCAGCGGTGGGGTGTTAGCAGAGGTCATGCGTTCCCAATCTGTGACTAATCGGTGTCTAATCTGTGGCCCTATTGCGTGGCGAAACCGACCAGTTGATAGCCGGCGAGGATGAAGCCGCAGGTCATCACGACGACGTTGGCGGCGAAGGCGTGGCGGTCGAAGCCGGGCGAGCGGCGCCAGAAGCCCATGGCGATCAGGATCGCACTTAGTCCCAGCACCTGTCCTAACTCCACGCCGACGTTGAAGGCGATGATGTTCGGCACCAGCCCCTCGGCCGACAGCGAGAAGTCTTGCAGCTTGGTGCCGAGACCGAGACCGTGAAACAGGCCGAAGATCCACACGGCCAGCTTGGTGTTGGGCTGAAAGCCGAACAGGCGCGTGAAGAAGCCCATGTTGTCGAGCGCCTTGTAGACCACCGACAGGCCGATGATGGCGTCGATCAGGAACGGGTTGACGTGCGTGCCGCTCATCACCGCGTAGAGCAGCGTGATGCTGTGGCCGACGGCGAACAGCGTGACGTAGAGCGCGACTTCCTTGAGGCGGTAGAGAAAGAAGATCACGCCGAACAGGAACAGCAGGTGGTCGTAGCCGGTGACCATGTGCTTGGCGCCGAGGTAGATGAAGACGGCCAGTTGCCGGCCCTGCGTGATCAGGTCCTTGTCGCTGGCGGCAACGCCGTGCGCGGACACGCCGTCGGCGAAGACCGTCGCCAGGACGAGGAGCAGGACGAGGTAGCGTCGGGTGGTCAATCGCCTGAAATTCTACCCTCAACGCTCGTCTGGTATAGTCGAAGAGTCTCGATGGTCCGGTCCACCGCACATCTCCTCGTCATCATGATGCTCCTGGCGTCGGGCCGGTTGCTCGCGTGCGGGTGGGAGTGTATGGACGAGCTCGCGGCGCCTGAGGCGGCTTCGTGCCACACGGAATCCGCGCCGGCCACGGCGATCAACGGGGACCCTGCGCACGCGTGCCTTCCTGACGTCGCTGAACCGCTGGTAAGGGTCGTCAAGACGCTCGAGGCGCAGGACCTGGCGGCGGCTCCGTTAGCGATACCGCTGGCCAGGCCCGACCGCGACCTCGCCCCTTCCAGTGCTCACCTGCATTCGTACCACCTCCGCCACGAGTCGCCGCATTTGGCGACACTCTCCGTCCTTCGCATCTGATCGTCCGCTCCTGTCGCCATTGCCAGGAGGGCGGCGCTTTAGCGCCGCCGTAATCGAACGAGGATGCATCAGATGATCAATCGACG
This genomic interval from Acidobacteriota bacterium contains the following:
- a CDS encoding response regulator: MIDRASSFTDRQARILIVDDERPNRQLLEGMLASAGYEIRMAAGGREALAMIDDERPDLILLDVMMPDMDGVDVAAELKNGLTTRNIPIVLVTGLDDRDVRLRGLTAGAEDFLTKPVDRAELSMRVRNLLRLKAYGDHFDQNAQVLEAEVLARTFELRQERDRAARYLSTADVFLLALDIDGRVTLANRYACEVLGWDEQELIGREWAESCLPERARAGFRGRFLRMLTGEFALAENPVLARSGVERLIEWRNTVLRDPNGHVTGTFSSGSDITDRTAAVEALQMANERTSYALEIANVGIWDVDYPTGATRWSPILESQYGLAPGEFGGTLESFIARIHPEDQAAARTALAEGAKSGADFSIHNRALLPDGSLRWLHNTGRFQLGSDGAPRRGVGISQDVTERRLLEAQHLQANKMEAVGQLAAGVAHDFNNLLTVISGFTELVGETFDAGSQNATDLQEVLKASKRATELTRQLLAFSRQQVLDPMPLDVNALITDMTRMLNRLIGADIAVSLVLAPGLAAALADRSQIEQVVMNLAVNARDAMPSGGTLTIETADADIENSSFHSETVIAGSYVMVSVTDTGAGMTKETERRLFEPFFTTKPTGKGTGLGLSTTYGIVKQSKGYIWVYSELGHGTTFRVYLPRAVGAAVAVAPTAVATAPAARPSETVLLVEDEPGVRDLARRILDRAGYRVIEADNGNDAERMYHSHAGAIAIVVTDVVMPGCGGPELVQRLLLANPALRYLYMSGYSEHTLIRLADLDRSRPVVHKPFTAAKLLSQLRETLDR
- a CDS encoding response regulator; this translates as MHSILIVDDEVGIRQILSRFLTLPVYSLREAPDAETALAVMTESPADVVLCDIEMPGQGGLWLAAQLRQRFPHSAIVLATAVDTIPPTTSFQPGIVEYLVKPFEKSLVLRAVTNAIAWREAELAKPPARTDGAARLDAWMDADLKDL
- a CDS encoding DUF4143 domain-containing protein, whose protein sequence is MAIYAPRALDGAIELLFRQLPALLLVGPRASGKTTTAARHAASIVRLDIAAEAQSFKADPDAALRGLREPVLIDEWQLVPGVLGAVKRAVDTRPEPGRFIITGSVRAELDGEWWPGTGRVTRLPMFGMTIREQVGAIRGPSFVDRVAAGAPLEPARHTPDLRGYVDLIFQSGFPEPALRLTGAARQRWLDSYLEHLLTRDVELVDAGRDPVRLRRYVEAYALNTAGVADERTLFDAAGINRKTAAAYDRLLSNLFVTENLPAWTSHRLKRLVQGPKRHVVDPAIAGAALRLDTSGALRQGDLFGRLLETFVVAQIRAEVPVSETRPRLFHVRQQEGRLEVDLLVELGGGRLIAIEVKADAAPTAAAARHLVTLRDRFDEQFVAGIVLHTGPRAFALSDRIVAAPISTLWS
- a CDS encoding crosslink repair DNA glycosylase YcaQ family protein, whose amino-acid sequence is MTTIEDMRRFAVTRSLFPPTTLARAIDTLGFVQADPIRAPARAQDLTLRPRVEGYRAGDLERQYPRLPIEEDVFINYGFVTRRLHALMHPRAGLSPNASNKRAAALLAFVRERGTVHPRDVDAHFAHGRVTNYWGGSSSATTHMLEAMHYKGLLRVAGRDTGIRLYAAQQTGEGVSGALARRARLDALVDIVVHKYAPLPAASLSYVIARLRYAVPHWRAEVRAAQVRARQRLSHAVVNGQTWYWPAGEAIPDDQAPEAVRLLAPFDPVVWDRRRFELLWDWAYRFEAYTPEPKRKLGYYALPLLWRDRCVGWANVSLKDGQLLAALGYVAGRPPREAAFKRELELELARMRQFLSG
- a CDS encoding HupE/UreJ family protein → MSAHGVAASDKDLITQGRQLAVFIYLGAKHMVTGYDHLLFLFGVIFFLYRLKEVALYVTLFAVGHSITLLYAVMSGTHVNPFLIDAIIGLSVVYKALDNMGFFTRLFGFQPNTKLAVWIFGLFHGLGLGTKLQDFSLSAEGLVPNIIAFNVGVELGQVLGLSAILIAMGFWRRSPGFDRHAFAANVVVMTCGFILAGYQLVGFATQ